One Neomonachus schauinslandi chromosome 9, ASM220157v2, whole genome shotgun sequence DNA segment encodes these proteins:
- the VIPAS39 gene encoding spermatogenesis-defective protein 39 homolog yields the protein MNRTKGDEEEYWNSSKFKAFTFDDEDDELSQLKESKRAVNSLRDFVDDEDDDDLERVSWSGEPVGSISWSIKETAGNSGSSQEGREQLKSRNSFSTYAQLPKPTSTYSLSSFFRGRTRPGSFQSLSDALSDVPAKSYAPELGRPKGEYRDYSNDWSPSDTVWRLRKGKVCSLERFRSLQDKLRLLEEAVSVHDGNVITAVLIFLKRTLSKEILFRELEVRQVALRHLIHFLKEIGDQKLLLDLFRFLDRTEELALSHYCEHLNIQDPEKRKEFLKTCIGLPFSAEDSAHIQDHYTLLERQIIIEANDRHLESAGQTEIFRKHPRKASILNMPLVTTLFYSCFYHYTEAEGTFSSPVNLKKTFKIPDKQYVLTALAARAKLRAWHDVDALFTTKNWLGYTKKRAPIGFHRVVEILHKNSAPVQILQEYVNLVEDVDTKLNLATKFKCHDVVIDTCRDLKDRQQLLAYRSKVDKGSAEEEKIDAILNSSQIRWKN from the exons ATGAATCGGACAAAGGGTGATGAGGAGGAATATTGGAACAGCTCCAAGTTCAAGGCTTTCACCtttgatgatgaagatgatgagcTCTCACAG TTAAAGGAATCCAAGAGAGCAGTGAATAGTCTTCGCGACTTCGTGGATGATGAGGATGACGATGACCTGGAGAGAGTCAGCTGGAGTGGGGAACCTGTGGGAA GTATCTCATGGTCCATCAAAGAGACTGCTGGTAATAGTGGGTCGAGCCAGGAGGGGCGTGAACAGCTAAAGAGCCGGAACAGCTTCTCCACCTACGCACAACTACCCAAACCTACTTCTACCTACTCCCTGAGCAGCTTTTTTAGAG GGAGAACTAGACCTGGAAGTTTCCAGTCCCTTTCTGATG CTCTGTCGGACGTACCTGCCAAAAGCTATGCTCCAGAGCTGGGCAGACCCAAGGGGGAATACAGG GATTACAGCAATGACTGGAGCCCCAGTGACACAGTGTGGCGCCTCCGGAAGGGCAAG GTCTGCTCTCTAGAACGATTCCGCTCCTTACAGGACAAGCTACGACTCCTGGAGGAAGCAGTCAGCGTGCACGACGGAAACGTCATTACTGCA GTTCTGATCTTCCTGAAAAGGACACTGAGCAAAG AGATCCTCTTCCGAGAGCTGGAGGTGCGACAGGTTGCCCTGAGACATCTCATTCACTTCCTTAAAGAAATAGGGGATCAAAAGCTGCTTTTGGACCTCTTCAG GTTCCTAGATAGAACAGAAGAGCTTGCG ctGTCTCATTATTGTGAGCACTTGAACATTCAGGACCCTGAGAAACGAAAAGAATTTCTTAAGACCTGCATTGG TTTGCCATTTTCAGCAGAAGATTCTGCACATATTCAAGACCATTACACCCTCCTGGAACGCCAGATCATTATTGAG GCAAATGATCGACATCTAGAATCAGCAGGACAGACTGAGATCTTTCGGAAGCACCCCCGCAAAGCTTCTATCCTCAACATGCCATTAGTGACCACGCTTTTCTACTCGTGCTTCTACCATTACACGGAGGCTGAG GGGACGTTCAGCAGTCCAGTCAACCTGAAGAAGACATTTAAG ATCCCAGACAAACAGTATGTGCTGACGGCCCTGGCTGCCCGTGCCAAGCTTCGAGCCTGGCATGATGTCGATGCCCTCTTTACCACAAAG AACTGGCTGGGCTACACTAAGAAGAGAGCACCCATTGGCTTCCATCGGGTTGTGGAAATTTTGCACAAGAATAGTGCCCCTGTCCAG ATACTACAAGAGTATGTTAATTTGGTGGAAGATGTGGACACAAAGTTGAACTTAGCCACCAAGTTCAAGTGCCATGATGTCGTCATTGAT ACTTGCCGGGACCTGAAGGATCGTCAACAGTTGCTAGCATACAGGAGTAAGGTGGATAAAGGATCTGCAGAGGAGGAGAAGATTGATGCCATTCTGAATAGCTCG CAAATTCGATGGAAGAATTAA